CCGGAGCCCCTCCATGACTGAAGCAGCCACCGCCCCCCGCAGCGTCCTGATAACCGGCGGCAACCGCGGCATCGGACTTGCCATCGCCGAGGCGTTCCTGGCCAACGGTGACAAGGTTGCCGTCACCTACCGCAGCGAATCGAAACTCCCGGAGGGGATCCTTGGGGTCAAGGCCGACGTCACGGACGAAGCCTCCGTGGACGCCGCCTTCAAGGAAGTGGAAGCGGCGCACGGTCCAGTGGAGGTCCTGGTGGCCAATGCTGGCATCACCAAGGACACCCTGCTGCTGCGCATGAGCGAGGACGACTTTACGTCCGTCATCGACACCAACCTCACCGGTGCCTTCCGCGTCATCAAACGCGCCTCCAAGGGCATGATCCGGCTGCGCAAGGGCCGGGTTGTCCTGATCTCCTCCGTGTCCGGCCTGTACGGGGCTCCCGGCCAGATCAACTACTCGGCGTCGAAGGCAGGCCTTGTGGGCGTCGCCCGTTCCCTGACGCGTGAGCTTGGATCGCGGGGGATCACGGCCAACGTCGTGGCCCCGGGCTTCATCAACACGGACATGACTGCCGAACTCCCCGAAGCCACCCAGAAGGACTACCTTTCCAGCATCCCGGCCGGCCGCTTTGCCGAGGCCGCCGAAGTAGCCAACGTGGTCCGCTGGATTGCCAGCGACGAGGCAGCATACATCTCCGGAGCCGTCATCCCCGTGGACGGCGGCCTGGGCATGGGGCACTGACCGGCGCAGACAAACTAGCAGCGCGGCGCTTCTTTGTGTAGGTCACACAAGGGAATTGGCCGGGGCCGCTGGCATGATGGACTGCAGGCCATCAGCAATTTAGACGTTTCAGACAAAAGGAGCCCGCATGGGACTGCTGGATAACAAGACTGCCATCGTGACCGGATCCTCCCGCGGCATCGGCGCGGAAGTGGCGAAGAACCTGGCCAAGGAGGGCGCCGCCGTCGTGGTCAACTACCGCCAGAAGGCTCCGCGCGCCAACAAGGTGGTCCAGGGCATCGAGGCCGAAGGCGGCCGTGCCGTGGCGGTGGGTGCCGACCTCACCAGCCAGGAGGGCGTGCAGGCCCTGGCCAGCGCCGCCATGGAGAACTTCGGGTCCCTGGACATCCTGGTGCTGAACGCTTCGGGCGGCATGGAGACCGGCATGGGCGAGGACTACGCGCTCAAGCTGAACCGCGACGCCCAGATCAACATGCTGAACGCCGCCGTGCCCCTGATGCAGGAAGGCTCCCGGGTGGTGTTCGTGACCAGCCACCAGGCCCACTTCATCAACACTGTGCCCACGATGGAAGCCTACGAGCCCGTCGCCCGCAGCAAGCGCGCCGGGGAGGACGCCCTGCGTGAACTCATTCCCAGCCTTGCCGAGAAGGGCATCACCCTGGTGGTTGTGTCCGGCGACATGATCGAGGGCACGGTCACCGCAACGCTCCTGGACCGCTCCACGCCTGGTGCCATCGAGGCCCGCCGCGCTGAAGCCGGAAAGCTGTACTCCGTGGAGGAGTTTGCCGAGGTGGTGGCCGGCATGGTCACAGCCGACGTCGAATCCGGCCACACCGAATACGCCGGCGGGGCAGACTACTTCGGCAAGGGCACCGGCCAGGCCACAAGCTAGGTTCCCGACCCCCGACACGAAATGGCAGTTCGCGGCAGTGCTCCTTCTTCCGGACACTGCCGCGAACTGCCATTTCGCACTTAAGAAGTGGTCAGACGCCGGCGACGTACCGGACGGCGTCGAGGTATGGCATGTTGACGGCGGCATCAGCGACGGCGCGCACGGCGGGTTTGGCGTTGAAGGCGATGCCAATGCCTGCCGCGCCGAGCATGTCCAGGTCGTTGGCGCCGTCGCCTACGGCCACGGTGTACTCCAGCGCGATGCCCTCGGCTGCTGCCCATTCACGCAGGTACTTTTCCTTGGCTGCCCGGTCCACCACGGCGCCGAGGACTTTGCCCGTCAGCGCGCCGTCGACAATCTCCAGCTCGTTCGCCTGCCAGTAGTCCAGGCCCAGCTCACCGGCGATCGGCCCCAGGATCTGGTTGAAGCCGCCCGACACCACTGCCACCACGTGGCCCGCAGCCTTGAACGCGGAAACCAGTTCCCCGGCTCCCGGGCTCAGCTTCACTTCCTGGCGGACGGCATGGACGACGTCGGCGGGAAGTCCCGCGAGGACTGCCACCCGTGCGTGGAGGCTTTGGGCGAAATCCAGTTCCCCGCGCATCGCGGCTTCGGTGACAGCGGCCACTTCTTCGCGTTTCCCGGCGTAGGCGGCCAGGAGTTCGATGACCTCCTGCTGGATCAGGGTGGAGTCCACGTCCATGATCAGGAGTTTGCGTTCGGCTGACCGCAGGCCGGCAGGGACCAGGGCGGTGTCCAACCCGCCGATGGAGGCCCCGGCCACGGCATGGCGAAGGGCGGCAAGTCCGGCGGCCGTCGCATCCGGGAGCGCAAGGTCCGCGACGTGGACCTGGTACCGCTCATCGCCAAGGCTTGCCTCGGACAGCACGGCGGCGCCGTGCGCGGTGAAGATGGAACGGAGCTGCTCCAGCCCGGTTGGGGTTACATTCAGGCCGTAGCTGACCGCAGTCACGTTCGAAGTCATGCCTGCAATCTTAGCCAGCGGGCGAGGGGTCCCTTGAATTCATTTCACGGCTGCTGAAAGGTGGCAGGCGGGCGGCCCTGTTGGTGGCAGAACCATGGCTCCGGTTCTCACCCAACTGGCCTGACGGGCCTACGGGGAAGCTGCTCAGCCAGGGTTTCGCTGTTACTTGCGCCGGTTATCAGTCGGCCTCTTTTTTGTCCTAGTGTCTACTCCTATGAGTGATGTTCTGGAATTGGCTTCCGTCAGCGTTGTCCGAGGCAAAAAAACCCTGCTGGACAAAGTCGACTGGGAGGTCAATGAGGGCGAGCGCTGGGTGATCCTCGGCCCCAACGGCGCCGGCAAGACGACGCTCCTGCAGATCGCTGCAGCCCGGCTCCACCCCAGCAGCGGGAAAGCCGGCATCCTTGACGAAATCCTCGGGCGCACGGACGTCTTCGAGCTCCGCCCCCGAATCGGACTTTCCTCCGCCGCGCTGGCTACCCAGATTCCTGAACAGGAGAACGTCCTCAACGTCGTGGTCACCGCCGCTTACGGCGTCACCGGCCGCTGGCGCGAGGGCTACGAGCGCGATGACGAGCGGCGTGCTTTCCGGCTGCTCAACGACTGGGGGATGGGCCCGCTCCTCAACAGGACCTTCGCCACCCTGTCCGAGGGGGAGCGCAAGCGTGTCCAGATCGCCCGTGCCCTTATGACCGACCCCGAGCTGTTGCTACTTGATGAACCGGCGGCCGGCCTGGACCTTGGTGGCCGCGAGGAACTCGTCCACAAGCTTGGGGAACTCGCACAGGACGAGGCCGCGCCGGCCATGGTCCTGGTGACGCACCACCTTGAGGAAGTCCCGCCGGGCTTCACGCACGCCATGCTGTTGCGCGACGGCGGCGTGGTAGCCGCGGGTGCGATCACCGACGTCCTGACGGCCGAAAACCTCAGCAAGACCTTCGGGCTGGACCTGGACGTGAGCGTCAACGCCGGCCGGTACACCGCCATCGCCCGCCGCTAAGGCGGCACTGCAGCACCTTGGATCTCCTCAGCAGCATCTTTGTGTCCATCGCCGGCCTCTGGGCCGGCACCATCAACGCCGTGGTGGGTTCCGGCACCCTTGTGACGTTCCCCGTGCTCATTGCACTGGGAATCACTCCCGTGGTGGCCTCGATGAGCAATGCCATGGGACTGGTGGCCGGCGGTGCTGCCGGAGCCTTCGGCTACCGCAGGGAACTGAAGGGCCGCGGCCGGCAGTTGATGAGGCTCCTGCCGGCGTCGCTCCTTGGCGGCATCTCCGGCGCCTGGCTGCTCCTTCACCTCCCCGAAGAGGTGTTCCACTACGTTGCGCCCGTCCTCATCGTCCTGGCCCTCCTGATGGTGGTCTTCCAGCCCCGCCTGCAAGTCTGGGTGCGCACCCGGGAGGAGAACCCGGAACACGCGGTGCGGGACAAAGGGCATGGCATCCTCCTGGTGGTGCTGGTCTACCTCGCCGGCGTATACGGCGGCTACTTCGTCGCGGCGCAGGGGATCCTGCTGGTGGGCATCCTGGGGGTCTTCCTGACGGGCACCATCCAGAACGCCAACGCTATGAAGAACATCCTGGTTTTGGGCGTGAACCTGGTGGCCGCGGTGTCCTACGTGCTCTTGGCGTTCGACCGGATCAACTGGCTTGTGGTGCTGCTGATTGCCCTGAGCTCCAGCATCGGCGGTCTTATCGGGGCCAAGGTGGGCCGCCGGCTCCCGCCCGCCGTGCTGCGGGCCGTGATCCTGGTCCTGGGCCTGGTGGCACTGGGATTCATGATCGCGAATCTGCTGAAATAATCACCCGGTGACAATCCACTATCTCGAATCCGCCGCGGACCCCCGTGTCTCCGACTACACGCAGCTCACGG
The Arthrobacter sp. PGP41 genome window above contains:
- a CDS encoding beta-ketoacyl-ACP reductase, with amino-acid sequence MTEAATAPRSVLITGGNRGIGLAIAEAFLANGDKVAVTYRSESKLPEGILGVKADVTDEASVDAAFKEVEAAHGPVEVLVANAGITKDTLLLRMSEDDFTSVIDTNLTGAFRVIKRASKGMIRLRKGRVVLISSVSGLYGAPGQINYSASKAGLVGVARSLTRELGSRGITANVVAPGFINTDMTAELPEATQKDYLSSIPAGRFAEAAEVANVVRWIASDEAAYISGAVIPVDGGLGMGH
- a CDS encoding SDR family oxidoreductase, yielding MGLLDNKTAIVTGSSRGIGAEVAKNLAKEGAAVVVNYRQKAPRANKVVQGIEAEGGRAVAVGADLTSQEGVQALASAAMENFGSLDILVLNASGGMETGMGEDYALKLNRDAQINMLNAAVPLMQEGSRVVFVTSHQAHFINTVPTMEAYEPVARSKRAGEDALRELIPSLAEKGITLVVVSGDMIEGTVTATLLDRSTPGAIEARRAEAGKLYSVEEFAEVVAGMVTADVESGHTEYAGGADYFGKGTGQATS
- the serB gene encoding phosphoserine phosphatase SerB, which encodes MTSNVTAVSYGLNVTPTGLEQLRSIFTAHGAAVLSEASLGDERYQVHVADLALPDATAAGLAALRHAVAGASIGGLDTALVPAGLRSAERKLLIMDVDSTLIQQEVIELLAAYAGKREEVAAVTEAAMRGELDFAQSLHARVAVLAGLPADVVHAVRQEVKLSPGAGELVSAFKAAGHVVAVVSGGFNQILGPIAGELGLDYWQANELEIVDGALTGKVLGAVVDRAAKEKYLREWAAAEGIALEYTVAVGDGANDLDMLGAAGIGIAFNAKPAVRAVADAAVNMPYLDAVRYVAGV
- a CDS encoding ABC transporter ATP-binding protein — translated: MSDVLELASVSVVRGKKTLLDKVDWEVNEGERWVILGPNGAGKTTLLQIAAARLHPSSGKAGILDEILGRTDVFELRPRIGLSSAALATQIPEQENVLNVVVTAAYGVTGRWREGYERDDERRAFRLLNDWGMGPLLNRTFATLSEGERKRVQIARALMTDPELLLLDEPAAGLDLGGREELVHKLGELAQDEAAPAMVLVTHHLEEVPPGFTHAMLLRDGGVVAAGAITDVLTAENLSKTFGLDLDVSVNAGRYTAIARR
- a CDS encoding sulfite exporter TauE/SafE family protein; amino-acid sequence: MDLLSSIFVSIAGLWAGTINAVVGSGTLVTFPVLIALGITPVVASMSNAMGLVAGGAAGAFGYRRELKGRGRQLMRLLPASLLGGISGAWLLLHLPEEVFHYVAPVLIVLALLMVVFQPRLQVWVRTREENPEHAVRDKGHGILLVVLVYLAGVYGGYFVAAQGILLVGILGVFLTGTIQNANAMKNILVLGVNLVAAVSYVLLAFDRINWLVVLLIALSSSIGGLIGAKVGRRLPPAVLRAVILVLGLVALGFMIANLLK